Part of the Gemmatimonadota bacterium genome is shown below.
GCGCCGCTGCACGAGGGCCCGTTCAGCGTCGTCGTGACCGCGCTCTCGGGAGCCGACGCCCGCCCGTTCACGATCTGGCCGCCCGTCACGAGAGTGCCCGCACCGGAGACGATGATGTAGGTTTCCGTCTGGTGGTTGTGGGCGATCCCCCGCGCGCCGGAAAGTGGGACATTCCCGGGTGCGAGACCGCACGCCTGTTCGGCGGGAACGGGATTCCCAGCTCCGGCCGTAGGGGCCGCGGCCGGGGTAGCCCCTCGGTGGATGATCCCGACCGCCAGATTGAGCTTGCCGATGTCGGTGCTGATGATTTGCCGGTCCACCCCGGGAAGCGCGTTCACGGCGTCCACCTGCTCTTTCGTGATGTAGGTGGCGGACATCTGTGCCTGGCCCTGCAATGCGGCCGGGATCACGAGCAGGAGGGCGAGTGAGAGCCCGCGCATTGCCGTTTTCATGAGAAACTCCTCAGGGTCCGGGTTGGGACCGGAAAGGTGGGAATCCTTTGTCAGGAGGCAGCTGCAAGGTAGAGGTGGATTCTGGAGGGTGTCAACGCGCGCGGAAGGATGGCGGAACAGGCGAATTCTAGACTAGAGTGGGAGGGACTTTCGGATGAGTCGTGAGATCCTGGGTTCGATTGAAACCGAGTACCGGCGCTACAAGGCCCTCGCCGAGGGCGCGATGGAGCAGCTCGACGCGGAGGAACTGTGTCGTAGCCCGGTCCCGCCGAACAATTCCATCGCCACGATTGCCTGGCACGTTTCCGGGAATCTCGAGTCGCGATTCACGGACTTTCTCGACTCGGACGGCGAAAAGCCCTGGCGCGATCGCGAGTCGGAGTTCGAGGACCGTCAGGTGACTCGGGAAGCCCTCCTCCAGAAGTGGGAGCGCGGCTGGACGATTGTCCTCGATGCCCTCGCGTCCCTGAAGGACGAAGACCTCCATCGCGAGGTCGCGATTCGGAGCATGCCCCTCGCAGTCCACGCGGCGCTCCACCGATCCCTCGCGCACACAAGCCACCATGTAGGTCAGATCGTATACTTGGCCCGGAACTACCGCGGAGAGGGGTGGCGGTATCTGAGCATTCCGCCGGGAGGAACGGCCTCCTACAACCAAAAACCGACGCTCGAGAAGGGGTGACCCACCTGCCGCTCACCTAAGGCTGCCGAGCGCCCTGGGGACAAGGGAGAAGCGCCCGGGCAACTTTTCCCCCGCACCGGGGATAATTCCCCGCCCTGAAAGCCCCGTGAGGGGCGACCCACCCCCGCGTCTCGCTGTCCGCACAGATCCCGCAAATGCCTGTCCTGCCTTGGATTTCGCACTGCCCTGGCGTTCGGGGCACGTCGCTTGCACCTCAGGACTTTCGCGCCATCGGGCGCGTATGTGCATTCACGCTTTAGAGGTGGATTCAAATGAGACACGGGAAGTCTTTCCGAACCTTGGCCGGACGGCCCTTCGTCTCCCGGGCCGCAGCCGCCGTGGTACTCGTAACCATCGGGCTCGGCGGGTGCGCGAGCATGAACCGCACGGAAGAAGGTGCGGTCATCGGGGCGGCCGCGGGCGGGGTTCTCGGCGGGATCATGGACGACAATACGGCGCGTGGCGCGATCATCGGCGCCGTGGTCGGCGGAACCGCCGGGGCCGTGATCGGACGGCAGATGGACCAGCAGGCCGAAGAGCTCGAAAGGGAGCTGGCCGACGCAGAAGTCGAGAGAATCGGGGAAGGAATCCGAGTGACCTTCGAGTCCGGGATCCTCTTCGCGTTCGATTCGTCGGAACTTCAGGGGACCGCCCGCGAGAATCTGGGCGAACTGAGCCAGAGTCTCCTCGAGTACCCGGGCACCGACGTCCTGATCGTCGGGCACACCGACTCTTCCGGAACGGACAGTTACAACCAGGCGCTCTCGGAGCGCCGGGCCGGTTCGGCGGCGAACTATCTCGCCGAGCGCGGCGTGCAGCGCTCCCGAATCCGCGCTGAAGGACGCGGCGAAGGGGAGCCCAGGGCATCGAACGACGACGAGGTGGGGCGGCAACTAAATCGCCGCGTCGAGGTCGCAATCTTCGCGAGCGAGGAGTACCGCGAGGAAATCGAGGCCCGTTACCCAACGAACTGATTCCCCCCAATCAAAAAAGGGGTGACCAAGGATGCGAAAAACCAACGTGATCGTCATCGGAATGTCGCTGGCGCTGGCCCTCGCGCCGGCAAGCCTCATGGCCCAACAGCGAGAAATCTCCGTGGACCTCCGGGGCGGATACAGCGTCCCGTTCGGCGACTTCGGGGACAACGTCGGGAACGACTTCGGCTTCGGAGCGGGGGTGGTGTTGAGCCTCACGCCGATGATCGGGATTTATGGCGGGTGGGCGAGAGACACCTTTACCTGCGATGTCGTCACGTGTGATGACGACAGCCAGCTACACGTCCAGGGATTCGAGGCGGGTGCGAAGTTCATCCTCCCGAGCGATACGCGCGCGCTCCCCTGGGCGAAGGCCGGAGTAGTTTACCATACCGTGGAATTCGACAGCGCGCTCGGAGACTTCGAGTCCGACCGGAACCTTGGCTTCCAGGCGGGAATCGGAATGGACTTCCCTCTCGGCGAGGTCCTTTCGGTGTCCCCGGGAGTCCGCGTCACCTTGCTGGACGTCGGCGATGACGACGACTTCTTTCCGGAGCCGGAGGTCCGTTACGTCACCTTCGACATCGCGGCGCACATCCACTTCCCCCGGAATTAAGGGTGGAAGGGCGCGGGCCGGGCGCCCCCTCGCGGGTGACCCTGGAGGGGGGGGGGTTCNNNNNNNNNNGGGATCGTCAGATCCCACCCCCTCTGACTTGTGCGCGCCAGTCCGAGTCCCTTCAACAGGCTCTTCCGCATCCGACGACTCTGACGGGAGAGTACTCCTGGGAGTTCACGCTTGCCGCAGGGCGATCCCTCAGGGTCCAAACGAGGTCCATTCCCAGCACGGGTGCAAAGGGCTCGGATTGGTAGGATCCGGCCGCATTCCACACGGCGTTCGGGCGCGCGACGAGCTGGACCATTCCAGTGGTCCATCCCAAGGGAATTCGAAACGTCCCGGCCTGCCGCGCCTCGACCCGCCCGAGGCGCACCTCACTCCCGCCGGGCACGACCAAGAACACGCGGGCCACCGTGGTCCATTCATTCTCTACGAGAATCTCGGGGCTCGCTGCCGATCGTCGCGAGGATTCGGAAAAGGGAACGATCGCGCCGGGTACCGCACTCCTCTCGCCGGGGATTGCCGACGAACAGCCTGCTGCCAGGGTCAGCAAGATGCAGCCGGCCGCGCCACCTCCAGGGACATTCATCGCTTTCTCACCTCTTATGGCCAGATGCGGAGCCGCGCCGGCCGCGCATCAGCATGACTGGATTCAGGTCCTGCGCGAAGACGTCCTAAGGCCAGTCCCGTGCCACGATTTCATGCCGCCCTGTATTTCGTTCGGTGAGAACCTCTTCCGCGCACTGGGGGAGGTTATCCCCCGGCCTTCACGGGGTACGGGGGAGTGGCTCGAGAGGAGACTCCTACAGGGAGGTGGGATGCGGACCCCGGGACGCGAAGAATTCGCGAACCCACCGCCGGGAGGGTCGGAAGCGGGAGGTCTCGCTCAGCCCTGCGACTTCTGGAGCGCCTGCTCGATATCCGCCTTGATGTCCCCCACGTCCTCGAGCCCGATCGAGAGCCGCACATAGTCCGGGGTTGTCCCGGTCTCCGCTTGCTCTTCCGGCGTCAGCTGCTGGTGCGTAGTGGACGCCGGGTGGATCACGAGGCTCTTGGCGTCACCGATGTTCGCCAGGTGGGAGAAAAGCTGGACCGAGTTGATGAATCGCTTCCCTGCTTCCAATCCGCCCTTGATCCCGAAGCCCACCAGACCCCCGAATCCCCGCTTCATGTAGCGAGACGCGACGGCGTGATTGGGGTCGTCCGTGAGACCCGGGTAAGTCACCCACTCGACAAGTTGGTGCCCCTTCAGGAACCGCGCCACCTCGAGTGCATTCTCCGAATGCCTGGTCTGGCGCAGGGGAAGAGTTTCAAGCCCCTGGAGAAAGAGAAAGGCATTAAACGGACTCATTGCCGGACCCAGGTCCCGAAGCAGTTGGACCCGGGTCTTGATGATGAAGGCCACATTTCCGAGGCCCGGGAAGTCGCCAAAAACATCCCAGAATACCAGCCCGTGATAGCTGGGATCCGGCTCGGTGAACTCCGGGAATTTCCCGTTGTTCCAGGCGAATTTTCCTCCGTCGACAATCACCCCCCCGATCGAGGTCCCGTGCCCTCCGATGTATTTGGTGGCCGAGCTCGCGATGATGTCCGCGCCGTAATCGAAGGGGCGCACCAGGCCGACCCCCACGGTGTTGTCCACCACGAGGGGGACTCCCGCCTCGTGTGCGACCTTCGCCAGCGCCTCGAAGTCCGGCACGTCGAGCTTTGGATTTCCGACCGTCTCGGCGTAGATCGCACGCGTCTTGGGAGTGATCGCCTTCCGGAATGCCTCCGGATTCTTGGAGTCCACGAACTTCACGGTGCGCCCCAACTTCGGCATCGTGTAATGGAAGAGCTGGTAGGTTCCGCCATAGAGATTGTTGGCCGAGACGATCTCGTCGCCGACCTGCGTGATGGCCAGAATCGCCAACACCTCGGCGGCCTGACCCGAAGCGACGGCGAGTGCCCCGCTCCCCCCCTCGATCTGCGCGATTCGTTGCTCGAGGACATCGGTGGTCGGATTCATGATCCGCGTGTAGATGTTCCCGAATTCCTTGAGCGCGAAAAGGTTCGCGGCGTGGTCCGTG
Proteins encoded:
- a CDS encoding DinB family protein, producing MSREILGSIETEYRRYKALAEGAMEQLDAEELCRSPVPPNNSIATIAWHVSGNLESRFTDFLDSDGEKPWRDRESEFEDRQVTREALLQKWERGWTIVLDALASLKDEDLHREVAIRSMPLAVHAALHRSLAHTSHHVGQIVYLARNYRGEGWRYLSIPPGGTASYNQKPTLEKG
- a CDS encoding OmpA family protein; this encodes MRHGKSFRTLAGRPFVSRAAAAVVLVTIGLGGCASMNRTEEGAVIGAAAGGVLGGIMDDNTARGAIIGAVVGGTAGAVIGRQMDQQAEELERELADAEVERIGEGIRVTFESGILFAFDSSELQGTARENLGELSQSLLEYPGTDVLIVGHTDSSGTDSYNQALSERRAGSAANYLAERGVQRSRIRAEGRGEGEPRASNDDEVGRQLNRRVEVAIFASEEYREEIEARYPTN
- a CDS encoding outer membrane beta-barrel protein; translation: MRKTNVIVIGMSLALALAPASLMAQQREISVDLRGGYSVPFGDFGDNVGNDFGFGAGVVLSLTPMIGIYGGWARDTFTCDVVTCDDDSQLHVQGFEAGAKFILPSDTRALPWAKAGVVYHTVEFDSALGDFESDRNLGFQAGIGMDFPLGEVLSVSPGVRVTLLDVGDDDDFFPEPEVRYVTFDIAAHIHFPRN
- a CDS encoding O-acetylhomoserine aminocarboxypropyltransferase/cysteine synthase produces the protein MSTPPLNLSTLCLHAGQVPDAGTGARAVPIYQTTSYVFKSTDHAANLFALKEFGNIYTRIMNPTTDVLEQRIAQIEGGSGALAVASGQAAEVLAILAITQVGDEIVSANNLYGGTYQLFHYTMPKLGRTVKFVDSKNPEAFRKAITPKTRAIYAETVGNPKLDVPDFEALAKVAHEAGVPLVVDNTVGVGLVRPFDYGADIIASSATKYIGGHGTSIGGVIVDGGKFAWNNGKFPEFTEPDPSYHGLVFWDVFGDFPGLGNVAFIIKTRVQLLRDLGPAMSPFNAFLFLQGLETLPLRQTRHSENALEVARFLKGHQLVEWVTYPGLTDDPNHAVASRYMKRGFGGLVGFGIKGGLEAGKRFINSVQLFSHLANIGDAKSLVIHPASTTHQQLTPEEQAETGTTPDYVRLSIGLEDVGDIKADIEQALQKSQG